The genome window CGGCAACCACGGGGTGGAGCTGCTCCGCGAGAGGAGCGGCGCCGCCCCGCACCGACGCCCGGGCGGCTGCGTCGACGTCCACCTGAGGTACGTGGAGGTCGGCGGCGTGACCGTGCTCGGCTTCGAGGGCAGCGCCCGCTACCGCGACGGGCCGTTCCAGTACAGCGAGCGGGAGTTCGCCTGCATGGTCGCGCGCCTCACGCCGCGCCTGCTCTACGAGCGCCGGCGCAGGGGACGCGCCGTCGACGTGCTGCTCACCCACGCCCCGCCGGTGGGCCCGTCGGCGGGACCCGACCACGCCCACCGCGGCGTGCCGGCCTTCAACGCGTTCCACCGCCGCTGGCGTCCCCTCGTGCACGTGCACGGCCACCTGCACCTGGAGGGCGGCGGGCCGCGGGAGCACGTCACCGAGGACGGGGTGCGGGTCGTCAACGCCTTCGGCTACACGCTCATCGACCTGTGAGGGGGATGATCCTGGCGTGAGTGGGGCCGAGGGGAAGCCAGCGCGCGCCGCTCCCGAGCGGGGCGCGACCGACATCGCCGGGCAGGGGCGGGCCGGCGCGGCCCGGCCGCCGGCGGAGCAGGAGGCCATCGCCGCCTCGTCCGGCGGTCCGCCGTTCCTCGCCCGGCTGCGGGGCAGCGCGGCCCTGGAGGTGAGCGGACCCGACGCCGCCGCGTTCCTCCACGGCCAGCTCGCCAACGACGTCACCGGCCTGCGCCCGGGTGGCACGAACCGGTCGCTGCTGCTCAACCACAAGGGCCACGCCCTGGCCGAGGCGCAGGTGCTGCGCCTCGAGGAGCGGAGGCTGGTCCTGGTCGTCGACGACGATCGGGTCGAGCAGGTCGCCGAGAGCCTCGAGCGGCACGTGGTCTTCGACGAGGTGGAGCTGCGCCGCGTGCCGGCGGCCGCGGTGACCCTGCAGGGCAGCGCCGCCGCGGACATCCTGGCGGCGGCCGCCGGCGCGCGCGGCGCCGCGGGCGCGCCGGGCGAAGGCGCCTTCGCGTCTGTGAAGCTGGCCGGCGCCGCGGCTCTCGTCTACGCCGTGCGGCGCTCGTCGGCGGGCGGCTTCGACGCCCTCGCCCTGGGGCCGGGCGACGCGAGCGCGCTCGAGGCCGCCCTGGTGTCGGCCGGCGCCGTGCCGGTCGGTCCTGGGGGGCTGGACGCGGCGCGCGTGGCGGCGGGCGTCTCGTCCGCGGGCCGCGAGGGCGGCGAGGGCGTCCTGCCGCAGGAGGCGGGCCTCGAGCGCTTCGTCTCGTTCCGCAAGGGCTGCTACCTGGGCCAGGAGATCATGGCGCGCGTGGCGGCGCGGGGCGCGGTGCGGCGCGGCCTGGCCACCCTCGAGCTCGCCGGCGAGCCGGCGGGGCGCGACGTGGAGGCCGGCGGACGCGTCGTGGGCCGCCTCGGCACGGTCGCGCGCCTCCCCGACGGGAGCCTGCGCGCGCTGGCGGTGCTGCGCCACGACCTGACGGAGGGCACGGCCGTTTCCGCCGGCGGCGCCGGCGCGGTCGTCGTCGTCGGGCCGGTGCGTAGAATGCCGTCATGAAGCCCAAGGACAGGTGGCTGGCGGAGGAGTACGCCGAGGCGACGCGCTCGCTGCCCGAGCGCGACGTCCCGTTCGAGACGCTCTCCGGCATCCCCGTGGAGCCCCTGTACACGCCTGAGGACCTGGAGGGCTTCGACCCGGAGCGCGACCTCGGCTACCCCGGCACCTTCCCCTACACGCGCGGCGTGCGCGCCAGCATGTACCGCGGACGCCTGTGGACGATGCGCATGTTCGCGGGCTTCGGCACGGCCGAGCAGACGAACGAGCGCTTCAAGAAGCTGCTCGCCGCCGGACAGACGGGTCTGTCTACCGCCTTCGACCTGCCGACCCTCATGGGCTACGACAGCGACCACCCGATGGCCCTGGGCGAGGTCGGCAAGTGCGGGGTGGCGGTGTCGAGCCTGGCCGACATGGAGGTCCTCTTCGACGGGATCGACCCCGAGAGGGTCACGACCTCGATGACGATCAACAGCCCGGCGAACGCGATCTGGGCGATGTACCTGGCGATGGCCGAGAGGCGCGGCGCCGACCTGCGGAACGTGGGCGGCACGATCCAGAACGACATCCTCAAGGAGTTCATCGCCCAGAAGGAGTACATCTTCCCGCCGCGGCCGAGCGTGGACCTGGTCATCGACACGTTCGAGTGGGGCCCCAAGCACGCGCCCAGGTTCAACTTCATCTCGGTCTCCGGCTACCACATCCGCGAGGCCGGGTCGACGGCCGTGCAGGAGCTGGCGTTCACGCTGGCCGACGGCATGCACTACGTGCGCAAGGCGCTGGAGCGGGGCCTCGACATCGACGAGTTCGCGCCGCGCATCAGCTTCTTCTTCAACGTCCACAACGACTTCTTCGAGGAGATCGCGAAGCTCAGGGCGGCCCGGCGGATCTGGGCGCGCCAGATGCGCGACGTCTTCGGCGCCAAGGACCCGCGCTCGTGGATGCTGAGGACTCACGCGCAGACCGCCGGCGTCTCGCTGACGGCCCAGCAGCCGCTGGTGAACGTGGCCCGCGTCGCGATCCAGGCGCTGGCCGGGGTCCTCGGCGGCACGAACAGCCTGCACACCGACTCCTTCGACGAGGCCCTGGCCCTGCCGACGGAGGAGGCCGCCACGCTGGCCCTGCGCACGCAGCAGGTGATCGCGCACGAGACCGGCGTCACGAACACCGTCGACCCGCTGGCCGGCTCCTACTACGTCGAGAGCCTCACGAACGAGATGGAGCGCCGGGCCCTCGAGTACTTCCGGCGCATCGACGAGCTGGGCGGCGTCGAGGCGGCCATCGAGGAGGGCTTCTTCGCCCGCGAGATCGGCGACGCGAGCTGGCACTACCAGCGCGAGGTCGACGACAAGCGGCGCATCGTCGTGGGCGTGAACGAGTACGTGCAGGACCACCCCGAGGTGCCGATCCAGCTCGTCGACCCGTCCGTGGCCGAGGTGCAGAAGGAGCGCCTGGCGCGCGTCAGGCGCGAGCGCGACCAGGCCGAGGCGCGGGCCGCGCTCGCCGAGCTGGAGGCGGCGGCCAAGGAGGGCCGGAACACGATGCCCGCGTTCATGGCCTGCGCCCACGCCTACTGCACGCTGGGCGAGCAGATGGACGTGCTGCGCAAGGTGTTCGGCGTCTACCAGGAGCCGGTGCTGATCTGACGGCCTGGCGCGCCGGCCCGCCGCCGGCGCGCCGATCCGGGAGGGCGAGTGGACCGCAGGATACGTGTGCTCATCGCGAAGCCTGGCCTGGACGGCCACGACCGCGGGGCGAAGGTGATCGCGCGGGCGTTGCGCGACGCCGGCATGGAGGTCGTGTACACGGGGCTCCGGCAGACGGCGGAGATGATCGTCTCGGCCGCGGTGCAGGAGGACGTCGACGCCGTGGGGCTGTCCGTGCTCTCCGGCGCCCACATGCACTACTTCAGGCAGGTCGTGGAGGGCCTGAAGGAGAGGGGCGCCGGGGACGTGCTCGTCTTCGGGGGCGGCATCGTCCCCGACCAGGACCTGCCCGAGCTCGAGCGCCTCGGCGTCGGCCGCGTGTTCGGCCCGGGCGCCAGCACCGACGAGGTCGTCGCCTACCTGCGCGAGGCCGTGGCCGACAAGGTCGCCCGCGGACCGTGAGAGCGCGGCGGCTCGGGGACGCCGAGCCGTTCTCTGGCGAAGGTGAGGAACCTCATGACGCGCTCATCCGGGGCGCGTTAGGGTTGCTCGTCGCACCCTGCGGCCTACGGAGCACAGCGCCTTGAACCTGAAGCGTATCGTCGTCCTGTTCGTCTTGTGTGCCGTGGGACCCTACGCCGCCGCCGAGGCCTACGCCCTGCGCACGGTCGCGCCGGGCGAGTCTCTCGGCCTGATCGCCGACCGCTACGGGCTCTCCGTCGACGACCTCATGGTCTTCAACGGCCTGTCCAGCGTCACGATCCACCCCGGCCAGGTGCTGAAGGTCCCCTACGTCGACGCCGTCGGCGGACCAGCCGAGGCCACCGCGTCCCCGCCACCAGGCTTCCGCTGGCACGTGCTGGGAGAGGGCGAGACGCTGAGCACCGTAGCCAGCGCGTACGGGGTCAGCCTCGAGGCGATGGTGGGGGCGAACCCGGACATCTCCTCGCTCGACAGGCTGCCGGCCGGCATCGAGCTGCTCGTGCCGCCCGCGCTCGGCCTCGTCGTCACGCTCCGTCCCGGCGAGACGCTGCTCGACGTCGTCCACCGCCACGGCGTGGCCCCGGAGGACCTGGTGAGGGCGAACGAGCTGCGCTCCCCCTTCGACGTCGTGCCCGGCATGATGCTGTTCCTGCCCGACGTGCACCCCACGGAGGCGATGGCGCGCCTCGAGAAGGTGCGCGAGGAGGAGAACCGCTACGTGTGGCCTGTGCACGGGCGCCTCACCTCCTACTTCGGCCCGCGCAACCTCGGCATGGGCACCTCGAGCTTCCACCGCGGCATCGACGTCGCGGCGCCGTGGGGCACGCCCGTCGTCGCCGCCCGCTCCGGCACCGTCACGTTCGCGGGCTGGTCGAACCAGGGCTACGGCAACCTCATCAAGCTCAGGCACGCCGGCCACGACGAGACGTGGTACGGGCACTTCAGCTCGCTCGCGGTGTCGGTGGGCCAGTACGTGAAGCAGGGCCAGGTGATCGGCTACGTCGGCTCGACCGGCATCTCCACCGGCCCGCACGTGCACTTCGAGCTCTACGAGGCCGGGCGCGCGGTGGACCCGCTGTCGATGCTGCGCTGAGGGAAGCCGCGCCCGGGGGCGCTCAGCGTTCGCCGCTCCAGAGGATGCGCCCGCAGCTCGGGCAGCGCGTCACGCCCTCGCCCCGCCTGACCTTCTGGACGACGTGGATGGGCAGCCGCACGCTGCAGCCGCCGCAGCTCTGACCGTTGACGATCTCCACCAGCGCCAGTCCGCGGCGGGCCGCGCGCACCTGCTCGTACTGCCTCAGCAGCGGCCTGTCGACCCCGGCGGCCAGCTCGTCGCGCTGCGCCCTCGTCTCGGCGATGCGCGCGTCGACCTGCGCGACGCGCTCGTCCTCGCGGGCGCGCATCTCGGCCAGCGTGGGCTGCAGGCCGTCGAGCTCGGCCCTCAGCGCGTCGTGCTCGCCGGTGACGCGCTCGAGCTGCTCCAGGAGGGGCAGCGTGTCCTCCTCGAGCTCCTGCACGCGCGTGGCGAACTGCAGCTCCTGGTTCTGGAACTGGGCCGCCTCCTTGGCGCTGGCGGCCCGCATCGCCGAGTCGGCGGCGCCCTTGCGGCGCTCGGACAGCGTCTTGAGCTCCAGCTCGCTGGCGTTCACCCGCCGCCTCAGGTCGGCGACCTCCTGCGCCTTGCGCTCCAGCCGCGACTCCAGGTCGGCGACGCGAGCGACGAGGTCGGTGAGCTCCTGAGGCACCTGCCCGCGCTCGCCCTCCAGGGCGTCGATCTGCAGGTCCAGCGCCTGCACGTCGCTCAGTCTCTTCAGCATCAAGCCTCCATCGACGAGAAACCCCCGGCCGGCGCGGGGCGGGCGGGGGTCTCAGCGTCGCCTACGAGTGGCGGTCGAGTCACGAACGCAAGTCTAGCACGGGGTCCGTGACGCGGTAGACTCGCCCCGTGGCGTTCGAGCCGGCAGAGCTCCGGGAGTCGTCGGCGGAAGCCCCGCTCGACGAGGGGGTCGAGGAGTCGCCCGAGGCGTTCGTGGAGCGCTGGCGCGAGCACGCCGTCGACGCCGTGCTGTTCCCGCGTCCGGAGGGCGTGCCGCTCCTCGAGTGCGAGGTCGGGGGGACCGTGATACAGGTCTTCGAGCGCACCGGCCCCTACCTCTCGCGCCCGGGGCCGGCGAAGCTGATCGTGAACCCCACGACCGCCGCCCTCGTGCCCGCCGGCCCGGCCGAGCTCCCGCGGGTGGAGACCAGGGGCCTCAGCCGCCTCGCCGCCGTCGGCACCGCCGTGCGGCGGGAGGGCCGGGTCGTCGTCGTGGACGCCGGCGTCCCGCTCGTCGTGGCGGTGGAGGGTGCGCTGCCCGCGGGCGTGGGCCCCGGCTCCCTGGTCGCCTTCGAGTCCGAGGCGCCCGTGCACGGCTTCGTCGTGTCCGGCGCGCGCTACGCGGTGCACCGGCGCGAGGGGTCGGACGACGCCGCCTGGTGATGGATAGACCGTTCTATCCTTAGACCTGCGGGGACGGGGACGTCGGGCCGCGCCCTGCCGCCTGCCGCGCGCCCGACCCCGTCTGCTAGACTGGCCCGCTGTGCCGAAGGTCGTCCTCAGCCGCGCAGAGCCGCCGCCGCCCCGCGTCACGCCGGCGCGGGTCAGCGCCGTCGAGCCGGGCTCGCCCGCGGACGCGGCGGGCGTGAGGGCCGGCTGGGAGCTGCTGACCGTCAACGGCGAGCCCATACCCGACGTGCTCGCCTACCGGCGGGAGCTCGCGAAGGGCGTGGCCACCCTAGCGGTGCGCGACCCCGAGAGCGGCGCCGAGGTCAGCTTCGGCGTCGAGTGGGAGGAGCCCGGCCTCGAGTTCGACGAGGTGATCTTCGACGGCATCAGGCTGTGCGCCAACCACTGCGACTTCTGCTACGTCCACCAGATGCCCAAGGGCATGCGCAAGAGCCTCTACATCATGGACGACGACTTCAGGACGAGCTTCCTCTACGGTTCGTTCGTGACGCTCACGAACCTCACGGAGTCCGACGTCGAGCGCATCCTGGACGAGCGCCTCTCGCCCCTCTACGTCTCCGTCCACACCGCCGACGAGCGCAAGCGGGCCGAGCTGATGAAGTGGTGGCCCACGAAGACGCCGAACCCCGAGGCGACGAGCATCCGCGCGATGTTCGAGCGCCTGCGCGACATCGACCTCTACACGCAGCTCGTGCTCGTGCCCGGCCGCAACGACGGCGACGAGCTCGACGCCACCCTCGAGTACCTCGCCTCGCGGCCCAACGTCCTCTCCGTCGCGGCCGTGCCCGTGGGCCTCACCGCGCACCGCGGGCACCTCGCGAAGATCGAGCCGTACGACAGGGAGGGCGCCGCCGACGTGCTGCGCCGCGTCGAGCGCTGGCAGGGGCGCATGCTCGCCGAGCGCGGCACGCGCTTCGTCTTCGCCTCGGACGAGCTCTACCTCGTCGCCGGTCGCGAGCTGCCCGCCGCCGAGGAGTACGAGGGCTTCCCGATGCTCGAGAACGGCGTCGGCATGGTGAGGGACTTCCTCGGCGCGGAGACCCCGGCGCTGCCAGGCCGCCTGCCGTCGCCGCGCCGCGTGCTCCTGGCCACGGGCAGGCTGTTCGCGCCGGTGCTCGAGGAAGCCGTCGCGCCGCTCCGCGCCGTGGACGGGCTCGAGGTCGAGGTGCGGGCGCTGCGCAACCACACGTTCGGCGAGGTCACGACCGTAGCCGGGCTGCTCGCCGGACGCGACGTGCTCATGGGGGTCGAGCCGGGCGAGGCCGACCTGCTGCTGCTGTCGCCGAACATGCTCAAGTACGGCACGCAGACGATGCTCGACGACCGCACGCTCGCCGACCTCGAGCGCGAGCTGCGCATGCCCGTCGCGGTGGGCGGCACCGACCTGGGCGAGCTCTACGGCAGCGTGCTGCGGGGGCCCGCCGGCACCTACCTGCCGTCGTTCGGCTTCTCCACGCACGCGATCAAGGAGGCGGCGAAGCAGCACTGATGGAGGGCAGGCAGGCCGGAGCGGCAGCGCGCGCGGCGGCGAGCGGCCGGCCGCGGCGCGACCTGGCGACGTACCTCTCGCTCGTGAAGATCGAGCACTCGCTCTTCGCGCTGCCCTACGCCTACGTGGGCATGCTGCTCGCCGCCGACGGCTGGCCCGGCTGGCGGACCTTCCTGCTCGTCACGCTGGCGATGGTCGGCGCGCGCACGGCGGCGATGGCCGTGAACCGCGTCGTCGACGCTCGCCTCGACGCCCTGAACCCCCGCACCGCCGGGCGCGAGATACCCAGCGGGAGGCTCACGCGCTGGGACGGGGTCGCCGTGGCCGCGGCCGGGACCGCCGCGCTCGTCTACGCGGGCGCGTCGCTGAACCGCCTCACGCTCGCGCTCCTGCCCGTGGCCCTCGCCTTCCTCGTCGCCTACCCCTACACGAAGCGCTTCACCTGGGCCTGCCACCTCTGGCTCGGCGTCACGATCGGCGCCGCGGCGGCCGGCGGCCACGTCGCCGTCACGGGGTCGTTCTCGTGGGTCGCCGTGCTGCTGTGGCTGGCGGTGGCCGCCTGGGTGGCGGGCTTCGACGTCATCTACGCCCTGCTCGACGTGGCGTTCGACCGTGCCCACGGCGTGCACAGCGTCCCCGCCCGCTTCGGCGTGGACAGGGCGATCGGGTTCGTCGCCGCTCTCTACGCCGTGGCCTGGCTGTCGCTGCTCGGCGTCGGCCTCGCGACGACCGTCGACCCCGCCTGGCCGCACGCGCCGCTCGGCCCGGCCTTCACGGTCACCTCCGGCCTGGTCGGCGCCTACCTCGCCCAGCAGGTGAGGTCGCTGCTGCGCTACCGCGACGCCCGCGCGATCGACGCCTTCAACGTCAACCTCGCGCTCGGCCCGCTGGTGCTCCTCGGCACCGTCCTCGGCCTCGTCTGGCGCTGAGGTCGGCGCCGCGGGCGGCGGGTCGGGGGCGCCGGGCGCCGAGCCGCCCGGGGGACGTCCGCGGCGGCCGGGGAACGCGCCCCACGCGGCGCTCCCCGCGCTGGCCGCGACCCTGAAGCGACGCTGAAGGCCAGGGTGTTCGGGGCGCCCGCCGCCGCCACGCGTCCCTGGTACCGTGTGTGCATGGCGCCCCTCGACCAGAGCCACGAACGCGCCGGCGGGGAGGTCCTCCCGGTGCTCCCGCTCGACGTCGTCGTGTTCCCCGGCATGACCGTGCCGGTGACGGCCACGGAGGAGCGGTACAAGCGCCTGGTGCGTCTGGCGCTGGCCCAGGAGAGCGAGCCCAAGCGCGTCATCACGGTCCTGGCTCCGCCCTCGGCCCCCATACGCGACATGCCCGAGCACCTGGAGAGGTACGGGACGCTCGCCCACCTGCTCAGCGTGGAGGAGACCGACGAGGGCTACGACCTCGTGCTCCACGGGCAGGAGCGCTGCGAGGTGAAGGTCTCGCGCACCGAGGACGTGCCCGACGGCGCGGGGGAGACGAGGCCGCTGCACTTCGCCGAGTACCGCCCCGCCCCGGTCGTGCGCGGCGACCCGAACGCCGAGGCCGTGGCGGCCTGGGACGCGATCGACACGTTCAGGGCCTACGCCGGGGCGATGTACAAGGGCGACACCGACATCGACACCCACCTGCCGGAGGACCCGCTCTACCAGGCCTCGTTCGTGTGCGCCAACATCAGGGTCCCGGCGGTGAACAAGCAGCCCCTGCTCGACGCCCCCACGCTCACCGAGCGCTTCGACCTCGCCCGCCACCTCATGCTCGAGCGCCTGCGCAAGCGCGAGCAGCGAGGCCGTCGCCAGCGCGCTTGACCGCGGACGCGGGCAGCGCCGCCCGGCGCGAGCTCCTGACCTTCAGCTGGGAGCGGCTCCCCTTCGTCACCGCCGACGTGCCCGGCACCGGCGGCAGCATCAGGTCCGCGCCCGAGGACTTCGTGGTCGAGGAGCTGCCCCTCTACCTGCCGCAGGGAGACGGCTCACACCTCTACCTCAGGGTCGAGAAGCGCGGGCTCACGACGCGCGACCTCGTCATGGCCCTGGTCGGCGCCGGGGTCGACGAGGCGTCGGTGGGCGTGGCCGGCCTGAAGGACAAGCACGCGCTCACGACCCAGTGGCTGAGCCTGCCCAAGCGCCACGAGGGCGCCGTCGCGGCGCTCGAGGACCTGCCCGGCGTGCGCGTGCTCGAGCGCTCCTACCACCGCAACAAGCTGGGCCTGGGGCACCTGCGCGGCAACAGGTTCATCGTCACGGTCAGGGGCGTCGCGGACGGGGCGCGGGCGCGCGCCGAGGACGCCCTGGGGGCCCTCGCCAGGCGCGGCGCGCCCAACTGGTTCGGCCCGCAGCGCTTCGGCCGGTTCGGCACGAACGCCTACGACGGCTGGCGCGTGCTGCGCGGCGAGAACGTGCCGGGCGGGCACAGGCTGCGCCGCTTCTTCGTCTCCGCGCTGCAGTCGCTGCTGTTCAACGAGGTGCTCGCCGCTCGCATCGCTCTGGGGCTCTACGAGACGGTCGTCGCCGGCGACTGGGCCAGGAAGCACGACACCGGCGGCACGTTCCTGGTCGAGGACCCGGCCGCCGAGGCGCCGCGCGCGGCCGGGCTCGAGATCAGCGCCACGGTCCCGCTCTACGGGCGCAAGGTCAAGCCGTCTCCCGCCCGCGCGGGCGAGATCGAGGCCGCTGCGCTCTCGCGGCTCGGGCTCGCGTGGACCGACTTCACGTCGCGCCGCGGCGACAGGCGCCTGACGCGCATCCTGGTCGAGGACCCGTCCGTGAGCGCCGACGGCGACGCCGTCACGCTGCGGTTCACGCTGCCGAAGGGCTCCTACGCGACGTCGGTGCTGCGGGAGGTCATGAAGGTCGACGTCGACGAGCCGTCGACGCCAGCAGACCCAGAGGGCTCCTGAGGAGACCGCCGAACCCGCGCGCCGGGGCGCGGCCCGCCTCCCGCGCGGGCGAGAGACGCCGCCAGGCCAGCTCGACGAGGAACGCGGCCACGGCGGCCGCGAGCAGCGGCTGCCACAGCGAGCGGCCCGCTCCGCCCAGGTCGGGCGCGTAGTCGTCGCCCACGACCACGCTGCCGCCGGTGCGCCGCGCCACGGCGGCGAGCACCTCGGCGCCGTCGATCGGCGCGAACTCGGGGTCGGGCCCCGCCACCGGGGCGCGGGCGACCAGCTCGGAGCCGCGCGAGACGACCACGTCCTGGCCGCCGCCCGGCGTCCAGGGCAGCCGGCCCAGGTAGCGTCCGGGACCCACCTGCTCGAGGACGACCGAGCGACCGCCGTAGCGGGCCACGAGCCTCTCCCCGTTCACGTACTCGCCGCCGCGCACGGCGTCGACCACGACCTCGAGCTCGTTGCCGTCCCGCCGCGCCGTCGCGTCGTAGCCGGGCGGCACCGCCTGCAGCCAGCGGCCGAGCGTCCCCAGCGCGCCGGACAGGCCCGGCCAGTCGGCGAGCCCGCCGGCCCAGGCGTTGAGGTCCGTGGTCAGGGCGGCCGTGCGCCCCAGCCCGGCGCGTCGCACGGCGAGGATCGGCTCGCCCTCGCGTCCGCCCAGCAGCTCCTGCGCGTCCGACCGCAGGCTGGTGGCGACGTAGGCGTCGACGGGCGGCAGCGCCTCGGGGAAGTCGTAGAGCTGGTTCGGCCGGCCCCGCGGGACCGTCGGCTCGTCGACGAGCAGGGCCCGCGTGGCCGTGAGGGCCTCGTTGCTGAAGATCCGCGGCAGCGTGGCGACGTCGAGGGCGGCGTAGTACCGACCGCCCCCGGCCTCGGCGATGGCCTCGAGCCGCTCGAAGTCGGCCTCGGCGCCGATCGCGATCGCCGAGGTCGTGATGCCCTCCTCGAGCGCCGCCGCGGCGATGGCCGGGAAGTCAGGCGCCTCCTGCTGCGCCCCGAAGGGCCCGCTGCCGTCGTAGAGGCGTCCGTCGGACAGCACGATCACGTGCTTCACGGCCGCGTCCGTGTCGCGCAGGGCCTCTATGGCCATCTCGTACGCCGGGCCCAGGACCGTGCCGCCGCCAGTGCCCAGGCCCAGGATGCCCTGGAGCATCTCGCGCTTGCCGCGCTCCGTGGCGGGCCTCAGCTCGAACACCCAGCGCGTGCTGGCCTCGTCGGAGAAGGCGACGAGGCCCAGGAGGTCCTCCTGGTAGGCGAGCTCGACGACCTGGATCGCCCCCTCCTTGGCCAGGTCGATCTTCGAGGGGTTGCCCGTGGCCATCGACTGCGAGCGGTCGATCACCATGACCAGGGCGACCAGGGGCAGCGTCACCTCGGTGCGCAGGTCGGTGGTGACGGGCAGGACCTCCTCGACGGGCGTCCTGTACCAGCCGCCGAAGCCGAAGCTCTCGGGACCGCCCGTCATCAGCAGGCCGCCGCCGGTCTGCACGAAGCTGGCGAGGAGGTCGAGCTGCCCCGGCGTGAACTCGAGCGCGCCGCCGCGCAGCACCACGGCGCTGTAGGCCAGGGGGGAGGTGACGTCGGCGGGCGTGCCCTCGACGACCTCGAGCCCTTGCGCGCGCAGCACCT of Trueperaceae bacterium contains these proteins:
- a CDS encoding methylmalonyl-CoA mutase family protein translates to MKPKDRWLAEEYAEATRSLPERDVPFETLSGIPVEPLYTPEDLEGFDPERDLGYPGTFPYTRGVRASMYRGRLWTMRMFAGFGTAEQTNERFKKLLAAGQTGLSTAFDLPTLMGYDSDHPMALGEVGKCGVAVSSLADMEVLFDGIDPERVTTSMTINSPANAIWAMYLAMAERRGADLRNVGGTIQNDILKEFIAQKEYIFPPRPSVDLVIDTFEWGPKHAPRFNFISVSGYHIREAGSTAVQELAFTLADGMHYVRKALERGLDIDEFAPRISFFFNVHNDFFEEIAKLRAARRIWARQMRDVFGAKDPRSWMLRTHAQTAGVSLTAQQPLVNVARVAIQALAGVLGGTNSLHTDSFDEALALPTEEAATLALRTQQVIAHETGVTNTVDPLAGSYYVESLTNEMERRALEYFRRIDELGGVEAAIEEGFFAREIGDASWHYQREVDDKRRIVVGVNEYVQDHPEVPIQLVDPSVAEVQKERLARVRRERDQAEARAALAELEAAAKEGRNTMPAFMACAHAYCTLGEQMDVLRKVFGVYQEPVLI
- a CDS encoding cobalamin B12-binding domain-containing protein, yielding MDRRIRVLIAKPGLDGHDRGAKVIARALRDAGMEVVYTGLRQTAEMIVSAAVQEDVDAVGLSVLSGAHMHYFRQVVEGLKERGAGDVLVFGGGIVPDQDLPELERLGVGRVFGPGASTDEVVAYLREAVADKVARGP
- a CDS encoding M23 family metallopeptidase, yielding MNLKRIVVLFVLCAVGPYAAAEAYALRTVAPGESLGLIADRYGLSVDDLMVFNGLSSVTIHPGQVLKVPYVDAVGGPAEATASPPPGFRWHVLGEGETLSTVASAYGVSLEAMVGANPDISSLDRLPAGIELLVPPALGLVVTLRPGETLLDVVHRHGVAPEDLVRANELRSPFDVVPGMMLFLPDVHPTEAMARLEKVREEENRYVWPVHGRLTSYFGPRNLGMGTSSFHRGIDVAAPWGTPVVAARSGTVTFAGWSNQGYGNLIKLRHAGHDETWYGHFSSLAVSVGQYVKQGQVIGYVGSTGISTGPHVHFELYEAGRAVDPLSMLR
- a CDS encoding C4-type zinc ribbon domain-containing protein — protein: MLKRLSDVQALDLQIDALEGERGQVPQELTDLVARVADLESRLERKAQEVADLRRRVNASELELKTLSERRKGAADSAMRAASAKEAAQFQNQELQFATRVQELEEDTLPLLEQLERVTGEHDALRAELDGLQPTLAEMRAREDERVAQVDARIAETRAQRDELAAGVDRPLLRQYEQVRAARRGLALVEIVNGQSCGGCSVRLPIHVVQKVRRGEGVTRCPSCGRILWSGER
- a CDS encoding DUF512 domain-containing protein — protein: MPKVVLSRAEPPPPRVTPARVSAVEPGSPADAAGVRAGWELLTVNGEPIPDVLAYRRELAKGVATLAVRDPESGAEVSFGVEWEEPGLEFDEVIFDGIRLCANHCDFCYVHQMPKGMRKSLYIMDDDFRTSFLYGSFVTLTNLTESDVERILDERLSPLYVSVHTADERKRAELMKWWPTKTPNPEATSIRAMFERLRDIDLYTQLVLVPGRNDGDELDATLEYLASRPNVLSVAAVPVGLTAHRGHLAKIEPYDREGAADVLRRVERWQGRMLAERGTRFVFASDELYLVAGRELPAAEEYEGFPMLENGVGMVRDFLGAETPALPGRLPSPRRVLLATGRLFAPVLEEAVAPLRAVDGLEVEVRALRNHTFGEVTTVAGLLAGRDVLMGVEPGEADLLLLSPNMLKYGTQTMLDDRTLADLERELRMPVAVGGTDLGELYGSVLRGPAGTYLPSFGFSTHAIKEAAKQH
- a CDS encoding UbiA-like polyprenyltransferase encodes the protein MEGRQAGAAARAAASGRPRRDLATYLSLVKIEHSLFALPYAYVGMLLAADGWPGWRTFLLVTLAMVGARTAAMAVNRVVDARLDALNPRTAGREIPSGRLTRWDGVAVAAAGTAALVYAGASLNRLTLALLPVALAFLVAYPYTKRFTWACHLWLGVTIGAAAAGGHVAVTGSFSWVAVLLWLAVAAWVAGFDVIYALLDVAFDRAHGVHSVPARFGVDRAIGFVAALYAVAWLSLLGVGLATTVDPAWPHAPLGPAFTVTSGLVGAYLAQQVRSLLRYRDARAIDAFNVNLALGPLVLLGTVLGLVWR
- a CDS encoding LON peptidase substrate-binding domain-containing protein, which produces MAPLDQSHERAGGEVLPVLPLDVVVFPGMTVPVTATEERYKRLVRLALAQESEPKRVITVLAPPSAPIRDMPEHLERYGTLAHLLSVEETDEGYDLVLHGQERCEVKVSRTEDVPDGAGETRPLHFAEYRPAPVVRGDPNAEAVAAWDAIDTFRAYAGAMYKGDTDIDTHLPEDPLYQASFVCANIRVPAVNKQPLLDAPTLTERFDLARHLMLERLRKREQRGRRQRA
- a CDS encoding tRNA pseudouridine(13) synthase TruD yields the protein MTADAGSAARRELLTFSWERLPFVTADVPGTGGSIRSAPEDFVVEELPLYLPQGDGSHLYLRVEKRGLTTRDLVMALVGAGVDEASVGVAGLKDKHALTTQWLSLPKRHEGAVAALEDLPGVRVLERSYHRNKLGLGHLRGNRFIVTVRGVADGARARAEDALGALARRGAPNWFGPQRFGRFGTNAYDGWRVLRGENVPGGHRLRRFFVSALQSLLFNEVLAARIALGLYETVVAGDWARKHDTGGTFLVEDPAAEAPRAAGLEISATVPLYGRKVKPSPARAGEIEAAALSRLGLAWTDFTSRRGDRRLTRILVEDPSVSADGDAVTLRFTLPKGSYATSVLREVMKVDVDEPSTPADPEGS